GCATGCAGTTCATCATGATTGCATTACCGACGCTGTTTTTTATCGTGACCCTGATCCTCTACTTCCGCTACTACCGTCTCAATGGCGATACATTGCGTAAGATCCAGATTCATTTGCTGGATAAGTATCGCAAAGCGCCGCAGCCTGCCTTGCAACGGGAGAAACCCGCGATACCGGTTAGCGCGTCTGACGAGGTGAAGGCGTAATCATGGAATGGATTTCGCTGATAGGCTATCTGGCGGCAAGCCTGACCACACTCTCTTTTCTGCCACAGGCGATAAAAGTCATCGCGACCCGTAATACGCAGGGGATTTCCGGCCTGATGTACGTCATGTTTGTCTGCGGGTTAGTGATGTGGTTGATCTACGGATTGCTCATTGAGGACACGGCGGTCAGCATGGCGAACTTTCTGACGCTGGTGTTCGCCTTGCCGATTCTGGTGATCAAATACCGCAGGGGGTAGCGCAAATTGCCGGAGGGTGTTGTGGCTTATCCGGCAACTAACCGATAGCGCTTCAACTGTCGGCAATGAATGCGCGCCAGCAAAATCACCGAGGTTAACGCGCCCAACAGCGCGCAGAACATGTCTGACTGGGTATCCCAGGGGTCACCCTGAGTACCAAGAAAATCATCCGCGCCTTGCCCCATCGCCAGTGCCGCCCACCATTCAATCAGCTCGTAAGTGGCGCTGATCGCCAGCGCCACGCAGCAAACCAGAAATGCCAGCATCTTATTTCCACGAACAATCTTGCCGCGTAGCAGAATTTCACGCGCGACCAGTGCTGGCACCAACCCCTGAAAGAAATGACCCAGTTTGTCGTATGGATTGCGGCTTAAGCCCAGCCAATCCTGCACGTCAAAACCGATGGGCACTTTGGCGTAGGTGTACATCCCGCCCACCATCAGGATGATGGCATGGAAGAAAATCAGCGTATAAAGCAGCGGCGTAAGCGGGTAGCGCTTTGCGGTTGCCAGCAGCAGCGGTACTACAACAATCACCGGCGTCACTTCCATAAGCCAGGTGATTTTCTCACCCGCCGAGAGGCCGGTGTAGATCAGGATAAGCGTCAGTATCAGGGCAGCAACAGTGAGCAGGCCAGGATGCAATGTGCGGATCATCGTGATTCTCTAAGTAAGGGAAAAGATGACTATTCACCGATGCCGATAAAAATTCAACGCTGCAGTGGGGGATAATAGGTGGCCCGGGGGGATCACCGGACTGCACTCAAACGTTGAGAACAGTCCGGTGCCGGGCCGAAGAGGTTATTTCGCGCAGTTAGCGCACTGCTTACTGACAATCTGCTGGAAGAAATCGTTGCCTTTGTCATCCACCAGGATGAACGCCGGGAAATCTTCCACTTCAATTTTCCAGATCGCTTCCATACCCAGTTCCGGATACTCCACGCATTCCAGATGCTTGATACTCTGCTGTGCCAGCACTGCTGCCGGGCCGCCAATACTGCCCAGATAGAAGCCGCCGTGTTTCTGGCAGGCATCGGTCACCTGCTGACTGCGGTTACCTTTCGCCAGCATGATCATACTGCCGCCGTGCGATTGCAGCAGATCGACGTAGGAATCCATACGGCCCGCGGTGGTCGGGCCTAATGAACCTGACGGATAACCCGCCGGTGTTTTCGCCGGTCCTGCGTAGTAGATCGGGTGATCTTTAATGTACTGCGGCAATCCTTCGCCAGATTCGATACGCTCTTTTAGCTTCGCATGCGCGATATCGCGACCCACGATAATGGTTCCGGTCAGCGACAGGCGGGTTGAAACCGGATACTGAGAAAGCTGAGCCAGAATCTCTTTCATCGGGCGATTGAGGTCAACTTTTACCACTTCGCCTTCACCGGCCTGACGCAGGGCTTCCGGGATGTACTGGCCTGGGTTGTGCTCCAGTTTTTCGATCCAGATCCCTTCGCGGTTGATTTTGGCCTTGATGTTACGGTCTGCCGAGCAGGAGACGCCCATACCGACCGGGCAGGAGGCGCCGTGGCGCGGCAGGCGGATCACGCGGATATCGTGGGCGAAATATTTGCCGCCAAACTGCGCGCCGAGACCGAGTTTTTGCGCCTCTTCCAGCAGTTCCTGTTCCAGCTGTGTGTCGCGGAACGCCTGACCGTGCTCGTTACCGGTGTCAGGCAGTGCGTCGTAGTAGTGCGTGCTGGCGAGCTTCACGGTTTTCAGTGTGCTTTCTGCAGACGTGCCACCAATCACAAAAGCGATATGGTACGGTGGGCAGGCTGCGGTACCGAGCGTACGCATTTTCTCAACGAGGAAATTTTTCAGCTTACCCGGAGTGAGCAGCGCTTTGGTTTCCTGATACAGATAGGTTTTGTTGGCAGAACCGCCGCCTTTTGCTACGCAGAGGAACTTATATTCATCGCCATCAACGGTGTAGAGATCGATCTGTGCCGGCAGGTTGGTACCGGTGTTGACCTCTTTGTACATATCCAGCGCGGCGTTCTGTGAATAGCGCAGATTGTCTTCGATATAGGTGTTGTACACCCCTTTTGACAGCGCCGCTTCATCACCTCCCCCTGTCCAGACACGCTGGCCTTTTTTCCCCATGATAATGGCCGTGCCGGTATCCTGACAGGTCGGCAGAATGCCTTTGGCGGCGATTTCGGAGTTTCTCAGGAATTGCAGCGCGACATATTTATCGTTTTCGCTGGCGTCGGGGTCATGAAGAATGGAGGCGACTTGTTGCTGATGTTCGGGGCGGAGCAAGAAGGAGGCATCGTGGAAAGCTTGTTGCGCCAGCAGCGTCAGGGCTTGCGGCTCAACTTTCAGTATGGACTCTCCTTCAAACTCACTCACGCTGACATAATCGGAAGTGAGCAGGTAGTACTCTGTTTCGTCTTTCCCCATCGGGAAAGGTGCCTGATAGAAGAACGCTTTATTTGACATGTGCTTCCAGCCTATTGATTTCTTTTAATATCATAAGTGACGTGCCACCCGGTGAAGGGCGGCACGCGGGAGACCTTTACAGGAATCCGTACATGGCAGCA
The DNA window shown above is from Citrobacter farmeri and carries:
- a CDS encoding SemiSWEET transporter, giving the protein MEWISLIGYLAASLTTLSFLPQAIKVIATRNTQGISGLMYVMFVCGLVMWLIYGLLIEDTAVSMANFLTLVFALPILVIKYRRG
- a CDS encoding DUF2238 domain-containing protein — protein: MIRTLHPGLLTVAALILTLILIYTGLSAGEKITWLMEVTPVIVVVPLLLATAKRYPLTPLLYTLIFFHAIILMVGGMYTYAKVPIGFDVQDWLGLSRNPYDKLGHFFQGLVPALVAREILLRGKIVRGNKMLAFLVCCVALAISATYELIEWWAALAMGQGADDFLGTQGDPWDTQSDMFCALLGALTSVILLARIHCRQLKRYRLVAG
- the fumA gene encoding class I fumarate hydratase FumA gives rise to the protein MSNKAFFYQAPFPMGKDETEYYLLTSDYVSVSEFEGESILKVEPQALTLLAQQAFHDASFLLRPEHQQQVASILHDPDASENDKYVALQFLRNSEIAAKGILPTCQDTGTAIIMGKKGQRVWTGGGDEAALSKGVYNTYIEDNLRYSQNAALDMYKEVNTGTNLPAQIDLYTVDGDEYKFLCVAKGGGSANKTYLYQETKALLTPGKLKNFLVEKMRTLGTAACPPYHIAFVIGGTSAESTLKTVKLASTHYYDALPDTGNEHGQAFRDTQLEQELLEEAQKLGLGAQFGGKYFAHDIRVIRLPRHGASCPVGMGVSCSADRNIKAKINREGIWIEKLEHNPGQYIPEALRQAGEGEVVKVDLNRPMKEILAQLSQYPVSTRLSLTGTIIVGRDIAHAKLKERIESGEGLPQYIKDHPIYYAGPAKTPAGYPSGSLGPTTAGRMDSYVDLLQSHGGSMIMLAKGNRSQQVTDACQKHGGFYLGSIGGPAAVLAQQSIKHLECVEYPELGMEAIWKIEVEDFPAFILVDDKGNDFFQQIVSKQCANCAK